A genomic region of Azoarcus sp. KH32C contains the following coding sequences:
- the peaB gene encoding quinohemoprotein amine dehydrogenase maturation protein has protein sequence MATLQIQPHNYRAIRKGDRQVLLHVPTTSIFELDPAAADLLGLFETSPAVSPDDIQSRFDGRYTPAELCDSLSDFIDLGIVAPQPKHYEIPARVVERSPLKTLVLTLTTGCNLGCSYCYREDLTSPKNSSVMDFQTGSRSIDLLMEEASENERVGIVFFGGEPLTRIAVIRDLVEYAEEKAAVVGKTVEFSLTTNATLLTDEVIAFLDAHRFGITVSIDGDQAQHDRHRRTIAGGGTYKTVAMRVKRLLERYKSKPVGARVTLASGNLDVAGIYKHLHDELGFFEVGFAPATAGPDSPVGLTREELDTVFEAFKALGREYISEAKRGRRHGFGNMQQLMTDLWMGTRKVLPCGAGVGLLAVGTSGKISLCHRFTGSELQTFGDVESGIARDSLSAFMTRAQAPHSACQVCPARSLCAGGCYHESYSRSGDPFQPTFEYCDQIREWTAFGLEAFGEIALANPAFFNAALEQRSALQ, from the coding sequence ATGGCAACGCTTCAAATCCAACCCCACAATTACCGTGCGATCCGCAAGGGCGACCGGCAGGTGCTGCTGCACGTGCCGACGACCTCGATCTTCGAGCTCGACCCGGCGGCAGCCGATCTGCTCGGACTGTTCGAGACGAGCCCGGCGGTCAGCCCGGACGACATCCAGAGCCGCTTCGACGGCCGCTACACCCCGGCCGAGCTGTGCGACAGCCTGAGCGACTTCATCGACCTCGGCATCGTCGCGCCGCAACCGAAGCACTACGAGATCCCGGCGCGCGTCGTCGAGCGCTCGCCGCTGAAGACGCTCGTGCTGACGCTGACGACCGGCTGCAACCTCGGCTGCAGTTACTGCTATCGCGAAGACCTGACCTCGCCGAAGAACTCCTCGGTGATGGACTTCCAGACCGGCTCACGCTCGATCGATCTCTTGATGGAAGAGGCGAGCGAGAACGAGCGCGTCGGCATCGTCTTTTTCGGCGGCGAACCGCTGACCCGCATTGCGGTGATCCGCGATCTCGTCGAATACGCCGAGGAAAAGGCCGCGGTGGTCGGCAAGACCGTCGAGTTCTCGCTGACGACCAACGCGACGCTGCTCACCGACGAGGTCATCGCCTTCCTCGACGCACACCGTTTCGGCATCACCGTCAGCATCGACGGCGACCAGGCGCAGCACGACCGCCATCGCCGCACGATCGCGGGCGGCGGCACCTACAAGACGGTCGCGATGCGTGTGAAGCGGCTGCTGGAGCGCTACAAGTCGAAGCCAGTCGGCGCGCGCGTCACGCTCGCAAGCGGCAACCTCGACGTCGCCGGTATCTACAAGCACCTGCACGACGAGCTGGGCTTCTTCGAAGTCGGTTTCGCCCCAGCGACGGCTGGCCCGGATTCGCCGGTCGGCCTGACGCGTGAAGAGCTCGACACGGTCTTCGAAGCCTTCAAGGCGCTCGGCCGCGAGTACATCAGCGAGGCCAAGCGTGGCCGCCGCCATGGCTTCGGCAACATGCAGCAGCTGATGACCGACCTGTGGATGGGCACCCGCAAGGTGCTGCCCTGCGGTGCCGGCGTCGGCCTGCTGGCGGTCGGCACCAGCGGCAAGATCTCGCTGTGCCACCGCTTCACCGGCTCCGAATTGCAGACCTTCGGCGACGTCGAGAGCGGCATAGCCCGCGATTCGCTGTCCGCCTTCATGACTCGCGCCCAGGCCCCGCACAGCGCCTGCCAAGTCTGCCCGGCGCGCAGCCTCTGCGCCGGCGGTTGCTACCACGAGTCCTATTCGCGGAGCGGCGACCCCTTCCAGCCGACCTTCGAATACTGCGACCAGATCCGCGAATGGACGGCTTTCGGGTTGGAGGCCTTCGGCGAGATCGCGCTCGCCAATCCGGCGTTCTTCAACGCCGCCCTCGAACAAAGGAGTGCCCTGCAATGA
- the peaA gene encoding quinohemoprotein amine dehydrogenase subunit alpha: MKAETKNKRLPIVRALAMAIGMSGAMIAHAADDPGRDVIDKKCASCHLEAGKLTRIPEIRKSPEGWDMTVVRMGVWHKVDLTPDERRAVVKYLADRQGLAPSESAAFRFLMERRPNMQDTPPSEEFAQMCGRCHSFGRVALQRRDEGEWLKLMHTHLGQFPSAEYSALGRDRNWWEIARDQLPSKLAGLYPKNTDAWRDWARTKHRPADGRWVVAGERPGWGAYTGTMTAVPKGKDKYEVRYELRFGAGNTVRGHGDAVIYTGYEWRGSARLGNEDTRSVFAMSEDGSRIAGRWFLKNAEEIGASFEAVRADKAAKNAVVSVSPKMLRAGETATVTVAGAGLDPKVDLGPGVEVVEWLGKSADALKLRVKVAADAPQGVHKVAVGGRDSGQALAVYRQIDSVRVEPAFGIARLGGGTNPPVSAQFDAVAFLNGPDGKPGTEDDIRLGSVPATWSAEPFDERAKHDEDLKYAGHLEPHGQFLPAFAGPNPNRRGLNNVGNLSVVASVADGDRQLNAKGQLVVTVQRWNPTALR; encoded by the coding sequence GTGAAGGCTGAGACCAAGAACAAGCGTTTGCCCATCGTCCGTGCCCTTGCAATGGCGATTGGCATGAGCGGTGCGATGATCGCGCACGCGGCCGATGATCCCGGTCGCGACGTTATCGACAAGAAATGCGCGAGCTGCCACCTCGAGGCCGGCAAGCTGACGCGCATCCCTGAGATCCGCAAGTCGCCCGAAGGCTGGGACATGACGGTCGTGCGGATGGGCGTCTGGCACAAGGTGGACCTGACGCCCGACGAGCGGCGTGCGGTCGTGAAGTACCTCGCCGACCGCCAGGGGCTCGCGCCGTCCGAGAGCGCCGCGTTCCGCTTCCTGATGGAGCGCCGGCCGAACATGCAGGACACGCCTCCGAGCGAAGAATTCGCACAGATGTGCGGGCGCTGCCACAGCTTCGGCCGTGTCGCCCTGCAGCGGCGTGACGAAGGCGAATGGCTCAAGCTCATGCACACCCACCTCGGGCAGTTTCCGAGCGCCGAATATTCGGCCCTTGGGCGTGACCGCAACTGGTGGGAGATCGCACGCGACCAGCTCCCGTCCAAGCTTGCCGGTCTGTATCCGAAGAACACCGATGCGTGGCGCGACTGGGCGCGAACGAAGCATCGTCCGGCCGACGGGCGCTGGGTCGTCGCCGGTGAGCGTCCGGGCTGGGGCGCCTACACGGGCACGATGACTGCCGTGCCGAAGGGCAAGGACAAGTACGAAGTCCGCTACGAGCTGCGCTTCGGCGCCGGCAACACCGTGCGCGGTCACGGCGATGCGGTGATCTACACCGGTTACGAGTGGCGCGGTTCGGCACGGCTCGGCAACGAGGACACGCGCTCGGTGTTTGCGATGAGCGAGGACGGTTCGCGGATCGCCGGCCGCTGGTTCCTGAAGAATGCCGAGGAAATCGGCGCGAGCTTCGAGGCGGTGCGGGCCGACAAGGCGGCGAAGAATGCCGTCGTCTCGGTCAGCCCGAAGATGCTGCGCGCGGGCGAGACGGCGACCGTGACGGTCGCGGGCGCGGGGCTCGATCCCAAGGTCGATCTCGGGCCGGGCGTCGAAGTCGTCGAATGGCTCGGTAAGTCGGCCGACGCGCTGAAGCTGCGTGTGAAGGTCGCGGCCGATGCGCCGCAGGGCGTGCACAAGGTCGCCGTCGGTGGCCGCGACTCGGGGCAGGCGCTCGCGGTGTACCGGCAGATCGATTCGGTGCGCGTCGAGCCCGCGTTCGGCATTGCGCGACTCGGCGGCGGCACGAATCCTCCGGTATCCGCGCAGTTCGACGCGGTCGCCTTCCTCAACGGGCCGGACGGCAAACCCGGCACGGAGGACGATATCCGTCTCGGCAGCGTGCCTGCGACTTGGTCGGCCGAGCCTTTCGATGAGCGGGCGAAGCACGACGAGGATCTCAAGTACGCCGGCCACCTCGAGCCGCACGGTCAGTTCCTGCCGGCTTTCGCGGGCCCGAACCCGAATCGCCGCGGCCTCAACAATGTCGGCAACCTTTCGGTCGTGGCGAGCGTCGCGGACGGCGATCGTCAGCTCAACGCAAAGGGCCAGCTGGTGGTCACGGTCCAGCGCTGGAACCCCACCGCGCTGCGCTAG
- a CDS encoding aldehyde dehydrogenase family protein → MERYNGQLLGEGTRRFLERQQRMLIGGEWVDAASGETLPVIDPACGEKFTEVPAGGTADIDRAVAAARRAFESGDWAKMRPVDRERLLLKFADLVEANAQELAEIESLDNGKPVTMARHVDVALVIDFLRYMAGWATKIEGSTMDVSVPIIRDREFFGFTRREPVGVVGAIIPWNFPLLMAAWKVAPALATGCTMVLKPAEETPLSALRFAELALEAGYPAGVLNVVTGLGHTAGAALASHKGIEKVAFTGSTEIGKLVGKAALDNMTRVSLELGGKSPVIVLDDADVSQAAAGAAQAIFFNQGQVCTAGSRLFVHKSRFEQVVEGLAGIASSMKIGAGIDPTTQIGPLVSATQQKRVLGYIESGFAEGARAATGGAAGEGAGYFVKPTVLVDTTDDMKVVREEIFGPVVVAMPYDDLDEVARRANDTPYGLAASIWSNDLARVHRLIPKIQAGTVWVNCHNILDNAMPFGGFKQSGIGREMGRAVLDLYTESKSVIMAL, encoded by the coding sequence ATGGAACGTTACAACGGACAACTGCTGGGTGAAGGGACGCGTCGTTTTCTGGAGCGGCAGCAGCGGATGCTGATCGGTGGCGAATGGGTCGATGCGGCGAGCGGCGAGACGCTGCCGGTGATCGATCCGGCCTGTGGCGAAAAATTCACCGAGGTGCCGGCGGGCGGGACGGCCGATATCGACCGCGCTGTCGCGGCCGCACGGCGTGCCTTCGAGTCCGGCGACTGGGCGAAGATGCGTCCGGTCGACCGCGAGCGCCTGTTGCTGAAATTTGCCGACCTCGTCGAGGCGAACGCGCAGGAACTGGCCGAGATCGAGTCGCTCGACAACGGCAAGCCGGTGACGATGGCGCGTCACGTCGACGTCGCGCTGGTGATCGATTTCCTGCGCTACATGGCGGGCTGGGCGACGAAGATCGAAGGTTCGACAATGGATGTGTCGGTGCCGATCATCCGCGACCGCGAGTTCTTCGGCTTCACGCGGCGCGAGCCGGTCGGCGTCGTCGGCGCGATCATCCCGTGGAACTTCCCGCTGCTGATGGCGGCGTGGAAGGTTGCGCCGGCGCTGGCGACAGGCTGCACGATGGTGCTGAAGCCCGCCGAGGAGACGCCGCTCTCCGCGCTGCGCTTCGCGGAGCTCGCGCTCGAGGCGGGCTACCCGGCGGGCGTGCTGAACGTCGTCACCGGCCTCGGCCACACGGCCGGAGCGGCGCTCGCGTCGCACAAGGGTATCGAAAAGGTCGCCTTCACCGGCTCGACCGAGATCGGCAAGCTCGTTGGCAAGGCGGCACTCGACAACATGACGCGAGTGTCGCTGGAACTGGGCGGCAAGAGCCCGGTGATCGTGCTCGACGACGCGGACGTCAGCCAGGCGGCCGCGGGTGCGGCGCAGGCGATCTTCTTCAACCAGGGCCAGGTGTGCACGGCCGGTTCGCGCCTCTTCGTGCATAAGAGCCGCTTCGAGCAGGTCGTCGAAGGGCTGGCCGGCATCGCATCGAGCATGAAGATCGGTGCCGGTATCGACCCGACGACGCAGATCGGGCCGCTCGTGTCGGCCACGCAGCAAAAGCGTGTGCTCGGCTACATCGAGAGTGGCTTTGCGGAAGGTGCGCGCGCGGCGACCGGCGGCGCGGCGGGCGAGGGCGCGGGCTACTTCGTGAAGCCGACGGTGCTGGTCGATACGACGGACGACATGAAGGTCGTGCGCGAAGAGATCTTCGGGCCGGTTGTCGTCGCCATGCCTTACGACGATCTCGACGAGGTTGCGCGCCGCGCGAACGACACGCCCTACGGCCTCGCCGCGAGCATCTGGTCGAACGACCTCGCGCGCGTGCATCGCCTGATCCCGAAGATTCAGGCCGGCACCGTGTGGGTGAACTGCCACAACATTCTCGACAACGCGATGCCTTTCGGCGGCTTCAAGCAGTCCGGCATCGGTCGCGAGATGGGGCGCGCGGTGCTTGATCTGTACACCGAATCCAAGTCCGTGATCATGGCGCTGTGA
- a CDS encoding TerB family tellurite resistance protein — MLKKLVALLAGEVHAEGIETGPFERRQIAVAALLLEAMYVDHRASDAEHAAVIRLLREHFHLPEQMAQELVAVAEERFAEVLDDWEFAEAVRSGFDPEERQEVLAMLWEVAYVDGDLARLEDRLINRLTEQLELTSEAADAARAEAVARVDLLRDSARAGE, encoded by the coding sequence ATGCTGAAGAAACTGGTGGCGCTGCTGGCAGGTGAAGTGCACGCGGAGGGGATCGAGACCGGCCCGTTCGAACGGCGCCAGATCGCGGTCGCGGCCCTGCTGCTGGAGGCGATGTACGTCGATCACCGCGCGAGCGACGCGGAACACGCCGCGGTGATCCGGCTATTGCGCGAGCACTTCCATCTGCCGGAGCAGATGGCGCAGGAGTTGGTCGCGGTGGCCGAGGAGCGTTTCGCGGAGGTGCTCGACGACTGGGAGTTCGCCGAGGCGGTGCGCTCGGGCTTCGATCCCGAAGAGCGCCAGGAGGTGCTCGCGATGCTGTGGGAAGTGGCCTACGTCGATGGCGACCTCGCACGGCTCGAGGACAGGCTGATCAACCGTCTCACCGAACAGCTGGAGCTGACGAGCGAGGCTGCGGATGCGGCGCGCGCCGAGGCCGTCGCGCGCGTGGATCTATTGCGCGACAGCGCGCGGGCGGGCGAATGA
- a CDS encoding YCF48-related protein has translation MKRKGFVRPLLLGAVMCGAVLAMAATSEASRQPTPAMTARLAAKVPVTGVVRAGNALVAVGDYGTVVRSTDDGKTWKQAAVPVSTLLTAVYFVDDTHGWAVGHGGIVLASSDGGANWQSLGAVDGNPVLLSVFFSDAQRGYVTGAYGTAMLTTDGGQSWRPMKVGSGHDGDLHLNQIFGTRDGKLFIAAESGGAFRSTDRGETWTKLTTGVSGSLWSGLEGKDGEILLLGMSGKVIVSRDGGQSWHPLATGTEQSLTSAVALADGGLVVVGAGGVVLRGKSGSPLALEIRQDRQNLAAIATSAAGATVVAGQLGVERLDGAH, from the coding sequence ATGAAAAGAAAAGGATTCGTGCGTCCGCTGCTGCTCGGTGCGGTGATGTGCGGCGCGGTGCTGGCGATGGCGGCGACGAGCGAGGCATCGCGCCAGCCGACGCCGGCGATGACGGCGCGGCTCGCGGCTAAGGTGCCCGTGACGGGCGTCGTGCGTGCCGGCAATGCGCTGGTGGCGGTGGGCGACTATGGCACCGTCGTGCGTTCGACCGACGACGGCAAAACCTGGAAGCAGGCGGCGGTACCGGTGAGCACGCTGCTGACGGCGGTGTATTTCGTCGATGACACGCACGGCTGGGCGGTCGGTCACGGGGGCATCGTGCTCGCGAGCAGCGACGGTGGCGCTAACTGGCAATCGCTGGGGGCGGTCGACGGCAATCCGGTGCTGCTGTCCGTGTTTTTCAGTGACGCGCAGCGCGGCTACGTCACCGGCGCTTACGGTACCGCGATGCTGACGACGGATGGCGGTCAGAGCTGGCGGCCGATGAAGGTCGGCAGCGGCCACGACGGCGACCTGCACCTTAACCAGATCTTCGGCACGCGGGACGGGAAGCTCTTCATCGCGGCCGAGTCCGGCGGCGCCTTCCGCTCGACCGACCGCGGGGAGACCTGGACGAAGCTTACGACGGGCGTTTCCGGATCGCTGTGGAGCGGACTGGAAGGCAAGGACGGCGAGATTTTGCTGCTAGGCATGAGCGGCAAGGTGATCGTCAGCCGCGACGGCGGGCAAAGCTGGCATCCGCTTGCGACCGGGACCGAGCAGTCGCTGACCTCGGCGGTCGCGCTGGCCGATGGCGGATTGGTGGTCGTCGGTGCGGGCGGGGTGGTGTTGCGCGGCAAGAGCGGTTCGCCGCTCGCGCTGGAGATCCGGCAGGACCGGCAGAACCTGGCGGCGATCGCGACGAGCGCAGCGGGGGCAACGGTGGTGGCCGGGCAACTGGGTGTCGAGCGCCTGGACGGCGCGCATTGA
- a CDS encoding RND family transporter: MIEKLVLTLQRVCFRHRLLILLALLGFTAVMAVFASRLHMSAGFDKQLPQNHEYVQTFNQYREVLFGANRIIVTVEAKNGDIWNEKALTKLYDVTQALFFMKGVDRRTVTSLWTPNTRAVQITEEGMKAEDVIGGDVTVKALTPENITAIRERTIVGGFIGSLVANDSSSAMVVAELADPDPQTGERLDYSEFSQRLEREIRGAFSDADTRVRIIGFAKQMGDISEGATSVIEFFALAFVLTAGAVYWYTRSIVLTLLPLSCSLVSVVWQFGTITLLGFGLDPLAILVPFLVFAIGVSHGIQQVNYIAKEVINGADGYTAASRSFTGLLVPGTLALITAFVGFATLVLVPIPMIRELAITASVGVAYKIVTNLIMLPVMASYFRFDDRFVERASKVEALRNRMMASLGVHVASPRNAAIGTILCFVLLAVAVWQSQGRHVGHVLPGAPELHNDSRYNQDVEAVVARYALGLDMLTVVVESPADGCYRHDIMTHVDRLTWYLANVPGVLSAQSLPSMTKLAASGVNEGNPKWAALPAEELTLGEAVRQVPEGMRLFNADCTVLPVNLYLADHKASTIKEVVAAVKHFRETQPFEGVTVRLASGNAGVQAATNEVVEHSELPMMLYVYATILVLVFAVYRDWRAMVACCLPLTLATFLGYWFMKSLDIGLTVATLPVMVLAVGIGVDYAFYIYNRLQMHLAHGEDIVTAFKQALREIGVATVFTAVTLSVGVATWSFSALKFQADMGMLLTFMFMVNMIMAITLLPALAITIDMLIPRRGPVRVPLMAH, from the coding sequence ATGATCGAGAAACTGGTGCTGACCCTGCAGCGGGTCTGCTTCCGGCATCGCTTGCTGATCCTGCTCGCGTTGCTGGGCTTCACTGCCGTGATGGCGGTGTTCGCCTCACGCCTGCACATGAGTGCGGGCTTCGACAAACAATTGCCGCAGAACCACGAGTACGTCCAGACCTTCAACCAGTACCGCGAGGTGCTGTTCGGCGCGAACCGCATCATCGTCACGGTCGAGGCGAAGAACGGCGACATCTGGAACGAGAAGGCGCTGACGAAGCTGTATGACGTCACGCAGGCGCTGTTCTTCATGAAGGGCGTCGACCGCCGGACGGTGACGTCCCTGTGGACGCCGAACACGCGGGCCGTACAGATCACCGAGGAAGGCATGAAGGCCGAGGACGTGATCGGCGGCGACGTGACGGTGAAGGCGCTGACGCCGGAGAACATCACGGCGATCCGCGAGCGCACGATCGTCGGCGGCTTCATCGGCAGCCTCGTCGCGAACGATTCGTCGTCGGCGATGGTGGTCGCAGAGCTGGCGGACCCCGATCCTCAGACGGGCGAGCGGCTGGATTACTCGGAGTTCAGCCAGCGCCTCGAGCGCGAGATCCGCGGCGCATTCAGCGACGCCGACACGCGCGTGCGCATCATCGGCTTCGCGAAGCAGATGGGCGACATCTCGGAAGGCGCGACGAGCGTGATCGAGTTCTTCGCGCTCGCCTTCGTGCTGACCGCCGGCGCGGTGTACTGGTACACCCGCTCGATCGTGCTGACGCTGCTGCCGTTGTCGTGCTCGCTGGTGTCCGTCGTGTGGCAGTTCGGCACGATCACGCTGCTGGGCTTCGGGCTGGATCCGCTCGCGATCCTGGTGCCTTTCCTGGTGTTCGCGATCGGGGTGTCGCATGGCATCCAGCAGGTCAATTACATCGCCAAGGAAGTGATCAACGGCGCCGACGGCTATACGGCCGCGAGCCGCAGCTTCACCGGCCTGCTGGTGCCGGGAACGCTCGCGCTGATCACGGCCTTCGTCGGCTTCGCGACGCTGGTGCTGGTGCCGATCCCGATGATCCGCGAGCTGGCGATCACGGCTTCGGTTGGTGTCGCGTACAAGATCGTGACGAACCTGATCATGCTGCCGGTGATGGCGAGCTACTTCCGCTTCGACGACCGCTTCGTCGAGCGCGCGAGCAAGGTCGAGGCGTTGCGCAATCGCATGATGGCGTCCTTGGGCGTGCATGTGGCGAGCCCGCGCAACGCGGCGATCGGCACGATCCTGTGCTTCGTGCTGTTGGCGGTCGCAGTGTGGCAGAGCCAGGGACGCCATGTCGGCCACGTGCTGCCGGGGGCGCCGGAGCTGCACAACGATTCTCGCTACAACCAGGACGTCGAGGCGGTGGTCGCGCGTTACGCGCTGGGGCTGGACATGCTGACGGTGGTGGTCGAGTCGCCGGCCGACGGCTGCTATCGCCACGACATCATGACGCACGTCGATCGGCTGACCTGGTATCTCGCGAACGTGCCGGGCGTGCTGTCGGCGCAGTCGCTGCCGAGCATGACCAAGCTTGCCGCGTCGGGCGTCAATGAAGGCAATCCGAAGTGGGCGGCGCTGCCCGCGGAGGAGCTGACGCTGGGCGAAGCGGTGCGCCAGGTGCCGGAAGGGATGCGGCTCTTCAACGCGGACTGCACGGTGCTGCCGGTGAACCTCTATCTCGCCGACCACAAGGCTTCGACGATCAAGGAAGTCGTCGCCGCGGTGAAGCACTTCCGCGAGACCCAGCCTTTCGAGGGCGTCACGGTGCGGCTTGCGAGCGGCAACGCGGGCGTGCAGGCGGCGACCAACGAGGTGGTCGAGCATTCGGAGCTGCCGATGATGCTCTATGTGTACGCCACGATCCTCGTGCTGGTGTTCGCGGTGTATCGCGACTGGCGCGCGATGGTCGCGTGCTGCCTGCCGCTGACGCTGGCGACCTTCCTCGGCTACTGGTTCATGAAGTCGCTCGACATCGGCCTGACGGTCGCGACGCTGCCGGTGATGGTGCTGGCGGTCGGGATCGGCGTCGATTACGCCTTCTACATCTACAACCGGCTGCAAATGCACCTCGCGCACGGCGAGGACATCGTGACCGCCTTCAAGCAGGCGCTGCGCGAGATCGGCGTGGCGACCGTCTTCACTGCGGTGACGCTGTCGGTGGGGGTGGCGACCTGGTCGTTCTCGGCGCTGAAGTTCCAGGCCGACATGGGGATGCTGCTGACCTTCATGTTCATGGTGAACATGATCATGGCGATCACGCTGCTGCCGGCGCTCGCGATCACGATCGACATGCTGATCCCGCGGCGCGGCCCGGTCCGCGTGCCGCTGATGGCGCACTGA
- a CDS encoding DUF1302 domain-containing protein, translating into MKTRTISHRRGALALAPTTLSLAIAAALWSPASQAVRFGSEDGLSGSFDSTISYGVVSRLQSRDCKIIGNDSGGCNNGTNNELSKTYNLANGTGYANADFNFTNFDDGDLNYKKGDIVSAVLKGTHDLSLKYPGGWSALARFNWFADTKSDDTRRTSVANEASGDVTMLDLWIAKEFSVGDQRGKVKLGNQVISWGEDIFIIGGVNQINAIDLQKFHVPGTQLKEIFVPAPMLSGSLGLTENLGMEAYYQFAWNGFKFDPSGTFFSTADVLGKGRRVAYVPTSIAEDFFGPGACAGLPNGRCGDNSGLSDSDSVAAGLAIPFRGVNKPKHGGQYGVNFRYTAEPIDTEFAFTYQRYHDKLPFLGFTGNTSGAVTGYFLAYGEDKDLYAISANTKIANIAVGAELSYRPKDSVGIDPTVPFGNIFGGPSNKYSVYEHGSNPGFVEEEKYQFHLTGFYTFSHNDPLGGIAKAAGASDGFILAEAAVAHYPGLDRSGRTPYFLPDYSLPDKTSWGYVVEAALNYPNVWGSGVTLTPQIDWYHDVHGTTPNALPFVEGRKALTLSLFANYHDAWKGAIQWVTFEGGGRNNLMRDRDFLSASISYSF; encoded by the coding sequence ATGAAGACCAGGACGATTTCGCATCGTCGGGGCGCGCTCGCCCTTGCTCCGACCACGCTGTCGCTGGCGATCGCCGCGGCGTTGTGGTCCCCGGCCAGCCAGGCCGTACGTTTCGGTTCGGAGGACGGGTTGTCGGGCAGCTTCGACAGCACGATCTCGTACGGCGTGGTGAGCCGCCTGCAGTCGCGTGACTGCAAGATCATCGGCAACGACAGCGGCGGCTGCAACAACGGCACCAACAACGAGCTCTCGAAGACCTACAACCTCGCGAACGGGACGGGCTACGCCAACGCCGACTTCAACTTCACGAACTTCGATGATGGCGACCTGAACTACAAGAAGGGCGACATCGTGTCGGCCGTGCTGAAGGGCACGCACGACCTGTCGCTGAAGTATCCGGGCGGCTGGAGCGCGCTGGCGCGCTTCAACTGGTTTGCCGATACGAAGTCCGACGACACGCGGCGCACTTCGGTCGCGAACGAGGCGTCGGGCGACGTGACGATGCTGGATCTGTGGATCGCGAAGGAATTCTCCGTCGGTGATCAGCGCGGCAAGGTGAAGCTCGGCAACCAGGTGATCTCGTGGGGCGAGGACATCTTCATCATCGGCGGCGTGAACCAGATCAACGCCATCGACTTACAGAAGTTCCACGTGCCGGGTACGCAGTTGAAGGAGATCTTCGTGCCCGCGCCGATGCTGTCGGGCTCGCTGGGCTTGACCGAGAACCTCGGCATGGAGGCCTACTACCAGTTCGCGTGGAACGGCTTCAAGTTCGACCCGTCGGGGACTTTCTTCTCGACTGCGGACGTGCTGGGCAAGGGACGGCGCGTGGCCTACGTGCCGACCAGCATCGCCGAGGACTTCTTCGGACCGGGCGCCTGCGCGGGGCTGCCGAACGGGCGCTGCGGCGACAATTCGGGGCTGTCGGATTCCGACTCGGTCGCTGCGGGGTTGGCGATTCCGTTCCGTGGGGTGAACAAGCCGAAGCACGGCGGCCAGTACGGCGTGAACTTCCGTTATACCGCCGAGCCGATCGATACCGAGTTCGCCTTCACCTACCAACGCTACCACGACAAGCTGCCCTTCCTGGGCTTCACCGGCAACACCTCGGGGGCGGTCACGGGCTACTTCCTCGCGTACGGTGAGGACAAGGACCTGTACGCGATTTCGGCGAACACCAAGATCGCCAACATCGCGGTGGGGGCGGAGCTATCGTACCGGCCGAAGGACAGCGTCGGCATCGACCCGACGGTGCCCTTCGGCAACATCTTCGGCGGGCCGTCAAACAAGTACAGCGTGTATGAGCACGGCAGCAACCCGGGCTTCGTCGAGGAGGAGAAGTATCAGTTCCACCTGACGGGCTTCTACACCTTCTCGCATAACGATCCGCTCGGCGGCATCGCGAAGGCGGCGGGGGCGAGCGACGGCTTCATCCTTGCGGAAGCGGCGGTCGCGCACTATCCGGGGCTCGACCGCAGCGGCCGCACGCCGTACTTCCTGCCCGACTACTCGCTGCCGGACAAGACGTCGTGGGGCTACGTCGTCGAGGCCGCGCTGAACTACCCGAACGTGTGGGGTTCGGGGGTCACGCTGACGCCGCAGATCGACTGGTACCACGACGTGCACGGCACGACGCCGAACGCGCTGCCCTTCGTCGAGGGGCGCAAGGCGCTGACGCTGTCGCTGTTCGCGAACTACCACGATGCGTGGAAGGGTGCGATCCAGTGGGTCACCTTCGAAGGCGGCGGGCGCAACAACCTGATGCGCGACCGGGACTTCCTGTCGGCCAGCATCTCCTATTCGTTCTGA